A stretch of the Mesorhizobium huakuii genome encodes the following:
- a CDS encoding glycine C-acetyltransferase produces MTAAFLSHIDSELAGLKTAGLYKSERVISSMQSAEIEVGGEKVLNFCANNYLGLADSADLRKAATQALDRYGYGMASVRFICGTQEEHKQLEATISTFLGLEDTILYGSCFDANGGLFETLLGEEDAIISDALNHASIIDGVRLSKAKRFRYANNDMADLEARLKEARDCRFRLIATDGVFSMDGIIANLKGVCDLADKYDAMVMVDDSHAVGFVGKNGRGSAEHCGVEGRVDIITGTLGKALGGASGGYTSGKSQVVDWLRQRSRPYLFSNTLMPAIAGASIKVFELIRNGDALRERLYANAARFRSEMGKLGFTLAGADHPIIPVMLGDATLAQEMAARMLKRGIYVIGFSFPVVPKGQARIRTQMSAAHSIADIDRAVEAFGAVGRELGVIS; encoded by the coding sequence ATGACCGCAGCATTCCTCTCCCATATCGACAGCGAGCTTGCCGGGCTCAAAACGGCCGGCCTCTACAAGTCCGAGCGGGTGATTTCCTCGATGCAGTCGGCTGAGATCGAGGTCGGCGGCGAGAAAGTGCTGAACTTCTGCGCCAATAACTATCTCGGCCTCGCCGACAGCGCCGACCTGCGAAAGGCCGCCACCCAGGCGCTCGACCGTTATGGCTACGGCATGGCCTCGGTGCGCTTCATCTGCGGCACGCAGGAGGAACACAAACAGCTCGAGGCGACGATCTCCACTTTCCTCGGCCTGGAAGACACCATCCTCTACGGTTCCTGTTTCGACGCCAATGGCGGTCTGTTCGAGACGCTACTCGGCGAGGAAGACGCGATCATCTCGGATGCGCTGAACCACGCCTCGATCATCGATGGTGTGCGGCTGTCGAAGGCCAAGCGCTTCCGCTACGCCAACAATGACATGGCCGATCTCGAGGCGCGGCTGAAGGAGGCGAGGGATTGCCGCTTCCGGCTGATCGCCACCGACGGCGTGTTTTCGATGGACGGCATCATCGCCAACCTCAAAGGCGTCTGCGACCTTGCCGACAAATACGATGCGATGGTCATGGTCGACGACAGCCATGCGGTCGGCTTCGTCGGAAAAAACGGCCGCGGCTCGGCGGAGCATTGCGGTGTCGAGGGCAGGGTCGACATCATCACCGGCACGCTCGGCAAGGCGCTCGGCGGCGCTTCCGGCGGCTACACCTCAGGCAAGAGCCAGGTGGTCGACTGGCTGCGCCAACGCTCGCGGCCCTATCTCTTCTCGAACACACTGATGCCGGCCATCGCCGGCGCCTCGATCAAGGTGTTCGAGCTGATCCGCAATGGCGACGCCTTGCGCGAGCGCCTCTATGCCAATGCGGCGCGGTTCAGGTCCGAGATGGGCAAGCTCGGCTTCACACTGGCCGGGGCCGATCATCCAATCATCCCGGTGATGCTGGGCGACGCGACGCTGGCGCAGGAGATGGCGGCGCGCATGCTGAAGCGCGGCATATACGTCATCGGCTTCTCCTTCCCGGTGGTGCCCAAGGGCCAGGCGCGTATCCGCACCCAGATGTCGGCGGCGCATTCCATTGCCGATATCGACCGTGCGGTGGAGGCTTTTGGCGCGGTCGGCAGGGAATTGGGCGTGATTTCCTGA
- the tdh gene encoding L-threonine 3-dehydrogenase yields MSNMMKALVKAKAEPGIWMEEVPVPEIGPNDVLIKIKKTAICGTDVHIYNWDQWAQKTVPVPMVTGHEFVGTVADFGAAVTEYKVGQRVSGEGHIVCGHCRNCRAGRGHLCRNTLGVGVNRPGAFGEYLAIPQHNVVPIPDDVPDEIAAIFDPLGNAVHTALSFDLVGEDVLVTGAGPIGIMGALVAQCVGARKVVITDINPVRLALAKKLGVQHVVDASKEKLRDVMPALGMTEGFDVGLEMSGAAPAFRDMIDTMNNGGKIAILGIAPTGFEIDWNKVIFKMLHLKGIYGREMFETWYKMIALVQGPLDVSGLITHRIGIDDFQTGFDAMRSGSSGKVVMDW; encoded by the coding sequence ATGTCGAACATGATGAAGGCGCTGGTGAAGGCCAAGGCCGAACCGGGCATCTGGATGGAAGAGGTGCCGGTGCCTGAAATCGGCCCCAACGACGTGCTGATCAAGATCAAGAAGACGGCGATCTGCGGTACCGATGTGCACATCTACAATTGGGACCAGTGGGCGCAAAAGACCGTGCCGGTGCCGATGGTCACCGGCCATGAATTTGTCGGCACCGTCGCCGATTTCGGCGCGGCGGTCACCGAATACAAGGTCGGCCAGCGCGTCTCGGGCGAAGGCCACATCGTCTGCGGCCATTGCCGCAACTGCCGTGCGGGGCGAGGGCATCTCTGCCGCAACACGCTCGGCGTCGGCGTCAATCGTCCCGGCGCATTCGGCGAGTATCTGGCGATCCCGCAGCACAATGTCGTGCCGATCCCCGACGATGTTCCGGACGAGATCGCGGCGATCTTCGATCCCCTGGGCAATGCGGTGCACACGGCATTGTCCTTCGACCTGGTCGGCGAGGATGTCCTGGTCACCGGTGCCGGGCCAATCGGCATCATGGGCGCGCTGGTGGCGCAATGCGTCGGTGCGCGAAAGGTGGTCATCACCGACATCAACCCGGTGCGGCTGGCGCTGGCCAAGAAGCTGGGCGTCCAGCATGTCGTAGACGCTTCGAAGGAAAAGCTGCGCGATGTCATGCCGGCGCTCGGCATGACCGAGGGTTTTGACGTCGGCCTCGAAATGTCGGGCGCGGCACCCGCCTTCCGCGACATGATCGACACCATGAACAATGGCGGCAAGATCGCCATTCTCGGCATCGCCCCGACCGGCTTCGAGATCGACTGGAACAAGGTCATCTTCAAGATGCTGCATCTCAAGGGCATCTATGGCCGCGAGATGTTCGAGACCTGGTACAAGATGATCGCGCTGGTGCAAGGCCCGCTGGATGTCTCAGGCCTGATCACCCACCGCATCGGCATCGATGATTTCCAGACGGGGTTCGATGCGATGCGGAGCGGCAGTTCGGGCAAGGTTGTGATGGATTGGTAG
- a CDS encoding MarR family winged helix-turn-helix transcriptional regulator, which produces MEPDILELESFLPYRLYRLADAVSREFSRIYRDRHGLTRPEWRTLSGLGQRGTMTATELGEQSAMHKTKVSRAVAELERRRWLTRTPDEIDRRVEHLALTKAGLAAYREMVPLAKAFERELLARLSAAERAAIVSGVAALEGALEGK; this is translated from the coding sequence ATGGAACCCGACATTCTGGAGCTGGAAAGCTTCCTGCCCTACCGCCTCTACCGGCTCGCCGATGCCGTCAGCCGCGAATTCTCCAGGATTTACCGGGACCGCCACGGCCTGACGCGACCGGAATGGCGCACGCTTTCAGGCCTCGGCCAGCGCGGCACGATGACCGCGACCGAGCTCGGCGAGCAGTCAGCGATGCACAAGACCAAGGTTTCGCGCGCGGTGGCGGAGCTGGAGCGGCGGCGCTGGCTGACGCGCACGCCTGACGAGATTGATCGCCGTGTGGAGCACCTGGCGCTGACCAAAGCGGGGCTTGCCGCCTATCGCGAGATGGTTCCGCTAGCGAAAGCGTTTGAAAGGGAGTTGCTGGCTAGGCTGAGTGCGGCGGAGCGGGCGGCGATTGTCAGCGGCGTAGCAGCACTGGAGGGTGCGTTGGAAGGGAAGTAG
- the hmgA gene encoding homogentisate 1,2-dioxygenase yields the protein MAHSYMPGFGNDFETETLPGSLPQGRNSPQRPAYGLYAEQLSGSPFTAPRGTNERSWLYRIRPSVKHTGRFKAASYPLWKTAPNVGDHELALGQYRWNPVPMPTEPTDFIQGMRSITTAGDVLGQTGMAAHVYVANTSMVDDHFFNADGELLVVPQVGALRLVTEMGVIELRPGEIAVLPRGLVFKVELVDAEVRGYVCENYGAKLTLPDRGPIGANCLANPRDFKTPCAWFEEKETPCRLIVKWCGNFHVTEIGHSPLDVVAWHGNYAPYKYDLATFSPVGAILFDHPDPSIFTVLTAPSGEEGTANIDFVIFPPRWLVAEDTFRPPWYHRNIMSEFMGLIHGQYDAKEEGFVPGGISLHNLMLAHGPDAPGFEKASRADLKPVKLDNTMAFMFETRFPQMLTRYGAELETRQDNYIDCWADLKKRFNGTPEGDWS from the coding sequence ATGGCCCATTCCTACATGCCGGGCTTCGGCAACGATTTTGAGACCGAAACCTTGCCCGGCTCGCTGCCGCAGGGCCGGAACTCGCCGCAGCGGCCGGCCTATGGCCTCTATGCCGAGCAGCTTTCGGGCTCGCCCTTCACCGCCCCGCGCGGCACCAATGAGCGCTCCTGGCTCTACCGCATCCGGCCAAGCGTGAAACACACCGGCCGCTTCAAGGCGGCCAGCTATCCCCTGTGGAAGACCGCGCCCAACGTCGGCGACCACGAACTGGCGCTTGGCCAGTATCGCTGGAACCCGGTGCCGATGCCGACGGAGCCAACCGACTTTATCCAGGGTATGCGAAGCATCACCACGGCCGGCGACGTGCTCGGGCAGACGGGTATGGCCGCACACGTCTATGTCGCCAACACATCGATGGTCGACGATCATTTCTTCAACGCCGACGGTGAGCTGCTGGTCGTGCCGCAGGTCGGCGCCCTGCGCCTGGTGACCGAGATGGGCGTCATCGAGCTTCGACCCGGCGAGATCGCCGTGCTGCCGCGCGGCCTCGTCTTCAAGGTCGAACTCGTCGATGCCGAAGTGCGTGGCTATGTCTGCGAAAACTACGGCGCCAAGCTGACCTTGCCCGATCGCGGCCCGATCGGCGCCAATTGCCTGGCCAATCCGCGCGACTTCAAGACGCCTTGCGCCTGGTTTGAGGAGAAGGAGACGCCGTGCCGGCTGATTGTGAAATGGTGCGGCAATTTCCACGTCACCGAGATTGGCCATTCACCGCTGGATGTTGTCGCATGGCATGGCAACTACGCGCCCTACAAATATGATCTGGCAACCTTTTCGCCGGTCGGCGCCATCCTGTTCGATCACCCCGATCCGTCGATCTTCACCGTGCTGACTGCCCCAAGCGGCGAGGAGGGCACCGCCAACATCGACTTCGTCATCTTCCCGCCGCGCTGGCTGGTGGCAGAAGATACGTTCCGGCCGCCCTGGTACCACCGCAACATTATGAGCGAGTTCATGGGGCTGATCCACGGCCAGTACGATGCCAAGGAAGAAGGGTTCGTGCCCGGCGGCATCAGCCTGCACAATCTGATGCTGGCCCATGGCCCGGATGCGCCTGGCTTCGAAAAGGCCTCGCGCGCTGATCTGAAACCGGTCAAGCTCGACAACACCATGGCCTTCATGTTCGAGACCCGTTTCCCGCAGATGCTGACCCGCTACGGCGCCGAACTGGAAACAAGGCAGGACAATTACATCGACTGCTGGGCCGACCTGAAGAAGCGTTTTAATGGTACGCCCGAGGGCGACTGGTCTTGA
- a CDS encoding MBL fold metallo-hydrolase yields MPDRLVLLGSKGGPALRPGGPWPSSSLLEIGGRTIVVDCGLGVTRGLVDAGISLKALDLIFITHLHSDHVLELGPLIHTAWTAGLATPANVFGPAGIGHYWRRFCQAMEFDIEIRIVDEGRPDIRELVSIDEFGEGQVVEQGGLKVTALRADHPPVTDCFALRFDHGGQSVVFSADTAFFPPLADFAEGADILVHEAMLEEGIERLVARTGNGARLKEHLLASHSFAEEAGRIACNAGVKRLVLNHLIPADDPDIGEADWIAAARKTWAGDLTIARDGLVVEFRE; encoded by the coding sequence ATGCCGGATCGACTGGTGCTTCTCGGCTCGAAGGGTGGCCCGGCGCTGCGGCCAGGCGGGCCGTGGCCAAGTTCATCGCTGCTTGAGATCGGTGGGCGAACCATCGTCGTCGATTGCGGGCTCGGCGTGACGCGCGGCCTGGTCGATGCCGGCATCAGCCTCAAGGCGCTCGACCTGATCTTCATCACGCACCTGCATTCCGACCATGTGCTGGAACTGGGGCCGCTGATCCACACCGCCTGGACAGCGGGGCTGGCGACGCCGGCCAACGTGTTCGGGCCCGCCGGCATCGGTCACTACTGGCGGCGCTTCTGCCAGGCGATGGAATTCGACATCGAGATCCGCATCGTTGACGAGGGTCGGCCCGATATTCGCGAGTTGGTTTCGATCGACGAATTCGGCGAGGGGCAGGTGGTCGAGCAAGGCGGCCTGAAAGTGACGGCGCTTCGCGCCGATCATCCGCCGGTGACCGATTGCTTTGCTCTGCGCTTCGACCATGGCGGCCAAAGCGTGGTGTTTTCCGCCGACACGGCCTTCTTTCCACCGCTCGCCGATTTTGCCGAGGGTGCCGACATTCTTGTCCACGAAGCCATGCTGGAGGAAGGCATCGAGCGGCTGGTTGCCCGAACCGGCAACGGCGCTCGGCTTAAGGAACATCTGCTCGCCAGCCACAGCTTTGCCGAAGAAGCAGGGCGCATCGCCTGCAATGCCGGCGTGAAGAGACTGGTGCTCAACCACCTCATTCCCGCTGACGACCCCGACATCGGCGAGGCCGACTGGATCGCCGCTGCCAGGAAAACATGGGCCGGCGACTTGACGATCGCCCGCGACGGCCTTGTTGTGGAGTTTCGGGAGTGA
- a CDS encoding DUF7660 family protein, which produces MADDEPWDEVDESGTTSWAQLSPFLDQVEDLPSFARFIDALRKDREDADRKEAARPGPSDPGWNGWRNDSIRDFLESAVAWAETKPAHLADENPWKAAARILYAGKYYE; this is translated from the coding sequence ATGGCCGACGACGAGCCTTGGGACGAAGTGGATGAATCCGGGACGACGTCCTGGGCGCAGCTCTCTCCATTCCTCGATCAAGTGGAGGACTTGCCGTCCTTTGCCCGTTTCATCGATGCGCTGCGGAAGGACCGCGAGGACGCCGATCGCAAAGAGGCTGCGAGGCCGGGACCATCCGATCCCGGTTGGAATGGCTGGCGTAACGACTCGATCCGTGACTTTCTCGAATCGGCAGTCGCCTGGGCCGAAACCAAACCTGCGCATCTAGCTGACGAAAATCCCTGGAAAGCCGCGGCCAGAATTCTCTATGCCGGCAAATATTACGAATAA
- a CDS encoding type II toxin-antitoxin system Phd/YefM family antitoxin — protein MNVSITEARAKLSELVRRAKAGEEIVITRHGKPVARLLPPPAQLGPQPRIGSASVSEGPITYN, from the coding sequence GTGAACGTCTCCATAACCGAAGCCAGAGCCAAACTGTCGGAACTCGTAAGGCGCGCGAAAGCCGGCGAAGAGATTGTGATCACCCGGCACGGCAAGCCTGTAGCGCGTCTTTTGCCTCCGCCGGCTCAGCTTGGCCCTCAACCACGCATCGGCTCCGCCTCGGTCTCGGAAGGGCCGATTACCTACAACTAG
- the hppD gene encoding 4-hydroxyphenylpyruvate dioxygenase, whose protein sequence is MGPFPHDAPPATISKDNPAGTDGFEFVEFAHPEPQKLAELFTRMGYVAVAKHRSKDITVWRQGDINYVVNAEPGSHAMKFADKHGPCAASMAWRVVDAKHAFDHAVAKGATPYEDDDKALDVPAIVGIGGSLLYFIDAYGKKGSAYDAQFEWLGARDPRPQGVGFYFLDHLTHNVYRGQMDKWWDFYRELFGFKQIHFFDIDGKITGLVSRAITSPCGKIRIPLNESKDETSQIAEYLKKYNGEGIQHIAVGTDEIYAATDKLADNGLKFMPGPPETYYDMSYDRVNGHDEPIERMKKHGILIDGEGVVDGGMTKILLQIFSKTVIGPIFFEFIQRKGDEGFGEGNFRALFESIEQDQIKRGVIKMDGKAA, encoded by the coding sequence ATGGGTCCCTTCCCACACGACGCCCCGCCCGCCACGATCAGCAAAGACAATCCTGCCGGCACCGATGGTTTCGAGTTCGTCGAGTTCGCGCATCCGGAGCCGCAGAAGTTGGCCGAACTGTTCACTCGCATGGGCTATGTGGCTGTGGCCAAGCACCGCAGCAAGGACATCACCGTCTGGCGCCAGGGCGACATCAACTATGTCGTCAATGCCGAGCCGGGCTCGCATGCGATGAAGTTCGCCGACAAGCACGGCCCGTGCGCGGCCTCGATGGCCTGGCGCGTTGTCGATGCCAAGCATGCGTTCGACCACGCCGTTGCCAAGGGCGCGACGCCCTACGAAGACGACGACAAGGCGCTCGACGTGCCGGCGATCGTCGGCATCGGCGGTTCGCTGCTCTATTTTATCGACGCCTACGGCAAGAAGGGCTCGGCCTACGACGCCCAATTCGAGTGGCTCGGCGCGCGCGATCCGCGGCCGCAAGGCGTCGGCTTCTATTTCCTCGACCACCTCACCCACAATGTCTATCGCGGCCAGATGGACAAATGGTGGGATTTCTACCGCGAGTTGTTCGGCTTCAAACAGATCCATTTCTTCGACATTGACGGCAAGATCACCGGCCTGGTCAGCCGCGCCATCACCTCGCCTTGCGGCAAGATCCGCATCCCGCTCAACGAATCCAAGGACGAGACCAGCCAGATCGCCGAGTACTTGAAAAAGTACAATGGCGAAGGCATCCAGCACATCGCTGTCGGCACCGACGAAATCTATGCCGCCACCGACAAGCTTGCCGACAACGGGCTGAAGTTCATGCCAGGCCCGCCGGAAACCTATTACGATATGTCCTATGACCGTGTGAACGGCCATGACGAGCCGATCGAGCGGATGAAGAAGCACGGCATCCTGATCGACGGCGAAGGCGTGGTCGACGGCGGCATGACCAAGATCCTGCTGCAGATTTTTTCCAAAACCGTGATCGGCCCGATCTTCTTCGAATTTATCCAGAGGAAGGGCGACGAAGGCTTTGGCGAGGGCAATTTCCGCGCGCTGTTCGAATCGATCGAGCAGGACCAGATCAAGCGTGGCGTGATCAAGATGGACGGCAAGGCGGCCTGA
- a CDS encoding Lrp/AsnC family transcriptional regulator: MDETRIDQFDRKIMALLQGDARLTNNDLSERVNLSASQCSRRRQRLEEDGYIKGYRAVLDRDKLGFSLVNVISVTLATHNRDNARRFGELVARLPEVQEAHALTGEMDYILKVVTPDLKSLSEFVNGVLLPHESVQHVKTAIVLETLKETGALPI; encoded by the coding sequence ATGGATGAGACGCGCATTGATCAGTTTGACCGCAAGATAATGGCGCTCCTGCAGGGCGATGCGCGGCTCACCAACAACGATCTCTCGGAGCGGGTGAACCTGTCGGCATCGCAGTGCTCGCGCCGCCGCCAGCGGCTCGAGGAAGACGGCTATATCAAGGGCTATCGGGCGGTGCTCGACCGCGACAAGCTCGGCTTCTCGCTGGTCAACGTCATCTCAGTGACCTTGGCCACCCACAACCGCGACAACGCAAGGCGCTTCGGCGAATTGGTGGCGCGGCTGCCCGAGGTGCAGGAGGCGCATGCGCTGACCGGCGAAATGGATTACATCCTGAAAGTGGTGACGCCCGATCTGAAGTCGCTGTCGGAGTTCGTCAACGGCGTGCTCCTGCCACACGAATCCGTGCAGCATGTGAAGACGGCGATCGTTCTCGAAACGCTGAAAGAAACCGGCGCGCTGCCGATTTAG
- a CDS encoding TIGR01244 family sulfur transferase translates to MEYREISDDYSVSGQIQPEDLAAIKEAGFKSVICNRPDDEQPGQPSAKSIGSAVEAAGLAFRYIPVISGQITAENVEDQAEALEALEGPVFAYCRSGARCTNLYGLIQQSKG, encoded by the coding sequence ATGGAATACCGCGAAATCAGCGACGACTATTCGGTCTCTGGCCAGATCCAGCCCGAAGACCTCGCCGCCATCAAGGAAGCCGGCTTCAAGAGCGTCATCTGCAACCGGCCTGACGATGAGCAACCCGGCCAGCCTTCGGCCAAAAGCATCGGCTCGGCGGTCGAAGCCGCCGGCCTCGCCTTCCGCTACATCCCCGTGATCAGCGGCCAGATCACCGCCGAGAATGTCGAGGACCAGGCCGAGGCGCTGGAAGCCCTGGAAGGCCCGGTGTTTGCCTATTGCCGCTCGGGTGCGCGCTGCACGAATCTTTATGGGCTGATCCAGCAGTCGAAGGGCTAA
- the aztC gene encoding zinc ABC transporter substrate-binding protein AztC: MLKSIRAALAMSVITLTAFGASSALAAPLKVVASFTVIADFAKNVGGDRVDITTIVGPDGDAHVYEPSPADAVAMAKADIVLVNGLHFEGFLQRLVDASATKASIVTLTKGVTPIDFKPEFADADAAEGAGTGGGKTVTDPHAFQSIANAKIYVKNIAEAFCAADSDGCVSYQTNAAAYTKKLDALEGEVKAAIQSIPEAKRVVITSHDAFGYFEHEYGLTFLAPQGISTDSEPSAADVAKLVEQVKQDKAAAIFVENITNPRLIEQIASETGIKVGGTLYSDALSQPDGPGSTYIDMMHNNIRQIKGAILGS; encoded by the coding sequence ATGCTGAAATCCATCCGTGCCGCCCTGGCGATGAGCGTTATAACATTAACCGCCTTCGGCGCGTCGTCGGCTCTCGCGGCGCCGCTGAAAGTCGTCGCCAGCTTCACGGTCATTGCCGATTTCGCCAAAAATGTCGGCGGCGACCGTGTCGACATCACCACCATCGTCGGCCCGGATGGCGACGCCCATGTCTATGAGCCGAGCCCGGCCGACGCGGTCGCCATGGCCAAGGCCGATATCGTTCTGGTCAACGGCCTGCATTTCGAAGGTTTCCTGCAGCGGCTGGTCGACGCCAGCGCCACCAAGGCCTCGATCGTCACCTTGACCAAGGGCGTGACGCCGATCGACTTCAAGCCTGAGTTCGCCGACGCCGACGCGGCCGAAGGTGCCGGCACTGGTGGCGGCAAGACCGTCACCGATCCGCACGCCTTCCAGTCGATCGCCAATGCCAAAATCTATGTGAAGAACATCGCCGAAGCCTTCTGCGCGGCCGACAGCGATGGCTGCGTCAGCTACCAGACCAATGCCGCCGCCTACACCAAGAAGCTCGACGCGCTGGAAGGCGAAGTGAAGGCGGCGATCCAGTCGATCCCCGAGGCGAAGCGCGTCGTCATCACCTCGCATGACGCCTTCGGCTATTTCGAGCACGAATACGGCCTGACCTTCCTCGCCCCGCAAGGCATTTCGACCGATTCCGAACCGTCGGCGGCCGATGTCGCAAAGCTGGTCGAGCAGGTGAAGCAGGACAAGGCGGCTGCGATCTTCGTCGAGAACATCACCAACCCGCGCCTGATCGAACAGATCGCCAGCGAGACCGGCATCAAGGTGGGCGGCACGCTCTATTCGGATGCGCTGTCGCAGCCCGATGGCCCCGGCTCGACCTATATCGACATGATGCACAACAACATCCGCCAGATCAAAGGCGCCATTCTCGGCAGCTGA
- the aztB gene encoding zinc ABC transporter permease AztB: protein MDALYGLFIAPFADFGFMQRALFGSLMLSLGACPIGVFLMLRRMSLSGDAMAHAILPGAAAGFLFYGLEILPMTIGGLIAGIIVALGAGAVSRFTIQREDASMAAFYLISLAIGVLMVSIRGSSVDLMHVLFGTVLALNNEALTLIGGIVAVTLVSLAIFWRALVAECLDPLFLRSVSRMGSPVHFIFLGLVVLNLVGGFQALGTLLSVGLMMLPAAAARFWTVRVEPMCVLAVLIGFASCIAGLLLSYHASLPSGPAIILSAGVVYFASILFGTRGILRARIIHHRHRTA, encoded by the coding sequence ATGGACGCGCTCTACGGTCTGTTCATCGCACCCTTCGCCGATTTCGGTTTCATGCAGCGGGCGCTGTTCGGCTCGCTGATGCTGTCGCTCGGCGCCTGCCCGATCGGCGTCTTCCTGATGCTGCGGCGCATGAGCCTGTCGGGCGACGCCATGGCGCATGCCATCCTGCCGGGTGCGGCCGCCGGCTTCCTGTTCTACGGGCTGGAAATCCTGCCGATGACCATTGGCGGCCTGATCGCCGGCATCATCGTGGCGCTCGGCGCCGGCGCCGTCTCGCGCTTCACCATCCAGCGCGAGGATGCCTCGATGGCGGCCTTCTATCTGATTTCGCTCGCCATCGGCGTGCTGATGGTGTCGATCCGCGGCTCCAGCGTCGATCTCATGCATGTGCTGTTCGGCACGGTGCTGGCGCTCAACAATGAGGCGCTGACGCTGATCGGCGGCATCGTCGCAGTGACGCTGGTCAGCCTCGCCATCTTCTGGCGGGCGCTGGTCGCCGAATGCCTCGATCCGCTGTTCCTGCGTTCAGTTAGCCGGATGGGCAGCCCGGTGCATTTCATCTTCCTCGGCCTGGTCGTGCTCAACCTCGTCGGCGGCTTCCAGGCGCTCGGCACGCTTCTGTCGGTCGGGCTGATGATGCTGCCGGCGGCAGCCGCCCGCTTCTGGACGGTGCGCGTCGAGCCGATGTGCGTGCTGGCCGTGTTGATCGGCTTTGCCTCCTGCATCGCCGGGCTGCTTTTGTCCTATCACGCCTCGCTGCCGTCCGGTCCGGCCATCATCCTGTCGGCCGGCGTCGTCTATTTCGCCTCGATCCTGTTCGGCACGCGCGGCATTCTGCGCGCCCGCATCATCCATCACCGTCACAGAACGGCCTGA
- the aztA gene encoding zinc ABC transporter ATP-binding protein AztA, producing the protein MTQTCLTFRDLTLGYNSHPAIHHLDGAIRKGSLTAVVGANGSGKSTLMKGIVGVLKPMAGEVVRAPGVRAAYLPQQSELDRSFPARVVDLVSLGLWPKRGMLGRYTKEDRDSVSQALMAVGLGGFEKRPIDTLSGGQLQRTLFARVLLQDADLILLDEPFNAVDAKTVGDLIALIKRWHGEERTIMVVVHDLDLVRQNFPETLLLARQPIAWGETRETLKPENLLRARRFHEAWEENAPWCEPDEHAHGHDHDHHGHDHDHHHGAGPRAA; encoded by the coding sequence ATGACCCAGACCTGCCTGACATTCCGTGACCTGACGCTGGGCTATAACAGCCACCCGGCGATCCATCATCTCGACGGCGCGATCCGCAAGGGTTCCCTGACGGCGGTGGTCGGTGCCAATGGTTCCGGTAAATCGACGCTGATGAAGGGCATTGTCGGCGTGCTGAAACCGATGGCCGGCGAGGTCGTTCGCGCACCAGGCGTGCGCGCCGCCTATCTGCCGCAGCAATCGGAGCTCGACCGCTCGTTTCCGGCGCGCGTGGTCGACCTGGTCTCGCTCGGCCTGTGGCCCAAGCGCGGCATGCTCGGCCGCTATACCAAAGAAGATCGCGATTCCGTCAGCCAGGCGCTGATGGCGGTCGGCCTTGGCGGCTTCGAGAAGCGGCCGATCGACACACTGTCGGGCGGTCAGCTGCAGCGCACGCTGTTTGCCCGGGTGCTGCTGCAGGACGCCGACCTGATCCTGCTCGACGAGCCGTTCAACGCCGTCGATGCCAAGACGGTCGGCGACCTCATCGCCTTGATCAAGCGCTGGCACGGCGAGGAACGCACCATCATGGTCGTCGTCCATGATCTCGATCTGGTGCGGCAGAATTTCCCCGAGACCTTACTGCTCGCCCGCCAACCGATCGCCTGGGGCGAAACGCGCGAGACGCTGAAGCCGGAGAACCTGTTGCGCGCCCGCCGCTTCCACGAAGCTTGGGAAGAGAATGCGCCCTGGTGCGAGCCGGACGAGCACGCCCATGGCCACGATCACGATCATCACGGCCACGATCACGACCATCACCATGGCGCTGGCCCGAGGGCTGCCTGA
- a CDS encoding RidA family protein, translating to MSIRRIDVGPRMSQIVIHGNTVYLAGQVGEPGGNVASQTRDVLAAIDELLAKAGTDKTKILQAIIWLADMGTFAEMNSEWDKWVPQGHTPARATGEAKLAGPEYLVEIIVTAAI from the coding sequence ATGAGCATTCGTCGCATCGATGTTGGTCCGCGCATGAGCCAAATCGTCATCCACGGCAACACCGTCTATCTGGCCGGCCAGGTCGGCGAGCCCGGCGGCAACGTCGCTTCGCAGACCCGCGATGTCTTGGCGGCCATCGACGAATTGCTGGCCAAGGCCGGCACCGACAAGACCAAGATCCTGCAGGCGATCATCTGGCTGGCCGACATGGGCACCTTCGCCGAGATGAATTCGGAATGGGACAAGTGGGTGCCGCAGGGCCACACCCCCGCCCGCGCCACCGGCGAAGCCAAGTTGGCTGGACCGGAATATCTGGTCGAGATTATTGTCACGGCGGCGATTTGA